The proteins below are encoded in one region of Oenanthe melanoleuca isolate GR-GAL-2019-014 chromosome 4A, OMel1.0, whole genome shotgun sequence:
- the LOC130253115 gene encoding G-protein coupled receptor 83-like encodes MPRSLFQPYRSQVMGFLEEFDHYSSLAELMSIYHATNRTIFNWTESRIVEWEKFAELAKYEPESQKPTVKALLIVAYSVIIVMSLFGNMLVCHVVLKNKRMHSATSLFIVNLAVSDIMITLLNTPFTLVRFVNSTWIFGKAMCHVSRFVQYCSLHVSTLTLTAIALDRHQVILNPLKQRMSLTKGALSISVIWLMATCFSLPHAVYQKLFQYNYREATVRSLCLPDFPEPAELVWKYLDLSTFLLLYLLPLLIITITYLRLAKKLWLRNAIGDITTQQYVTHHRNKKKSIKMLMLVVVVFAVCWFPLNCYVVLISSLGIKTKNSLYFALHWFAMSSTCYNPFIYCWLNQSFRAGLRSLLCVCQRVPRAQGQALPPRAMPCHEAWLEQASCRKGPACQANCSTGNLPMASTDL; translated from the exons ATGCCTCGCTCACTGTTTCAGCCATACAGGTCACAGGTGATGGGGTTTCTTGAGGAGTTTGACCATTACTCTTCCCTGGCTGAACTCATGTCCATCTACCATGCAACTAACAGGACCATCTTCAATTGGACAGAGAGCCGCATTGTTGAGTGGGAGAAATTTGCTGAGCTGGCTAAATATGAGCCAGAATCCCAGAAACCAACAGTGAAAGCGCTCCTCATCGTGGCATACTCAGTCATTATTGTCATGTCTCTCTTTGGGAACATGCTGGTGTGCCACGTGGTGCTGAAGAACAAGAGGATGCACTCAGCCACCAGCCTCTTCATCGTCAACCTGGCAGTGTCAGACATCATGATCACGCTGCTCAACACACCTTTCACCTTG GTCCGGTTTGTGAACAGCACGTGGATTTTTGGGAAGGCCATGTGCCACGTCAGCCGCTTTGTGCAGTACTGCTCCCTCCACGTGTCCACGCTGACCCTGACGGCCATCGCTCTGGACAGGCACCAG GTCATCCTGAACCCACTGAAGCAGAGGATGTCCCTGACAAAGGGAGCTCTGAGCATCTCTGTTATCTGGCTGATGGCAACCTGTTTCTCCCTGCCCCATGCTGTCTATCAAAAGCTTTTCCAGTATAACTACAG GGAAGCCACTGTCCGGAGTCTGTGCCTCCCTGATTTCCCCGAGCCTGCAGAGTTGGTCTGGAAGTATCTGGACCTGTCTACCTTCCTCCTTCTTtacctcctgcctctgctgatCATCACCATCACCTACCTGCGTCTGGCCAAGAAGCTGTGGCTCCGCAATGCCATCGGGGACATCACCACGCAGCAGTACGTCACCCACCACAGGAACAAGAAGAAGAGCATCAAGATGCTGATGCTGGTGGTGGTGGTCTTTGCAGTCTGCTGGTTCCCCCTGAACTGCTACGTGGTGCTCATCTCCAGTCTGGGCATCAAGACAAAGAACTCTCTCTATTTTGCCCTGCACTGGTTTGCCATGAGCAGCACCTGCTACAACCCCTTCATCTACTGCTGGCTGAACCAGAGCTTCCGTGCAGGGCTGCGCTCGCTGCTGTGCGTCTGCCAGAGGGTGCCACGGGCTcagggccaggctctgcctccCAGGGCCATGCCCTGCCACGAGGCATGGCTGGAGCAGgccagctgcaggaagggaccTGCCTGCCAGGCCAACTGCTCCACCGGGAACCTCCCGATGGCCAGCACGGACCTGTGA